The Oscillatoria sp. FACHB-1407 genome includes a region encoding these proteins:
- a CDS encoding phosphoribosyltransferase produces MAEFPLFHDRHDAGHQLAQAVLAELASLGRIQASAQPIVYALPKGGLPIAEPLAQLLHCPLDVVVAKKVTRPENPELAIGAVTADGHVIRSRQECFMQLDNGTWRSALQQAQTKAQEQLTQFESVRPQVKPQGAIAILVDDGIATGMTMAVAARALRAKRPARILICAPVAPKHMVQSLEHWGDRVIILASPESFFSVSRFYGEFHQVEMEEALECMKRGNQADPTLKS; encoded by the coding sequence ATGGCTGAATTTCCACTGTTTCACGATCGCCACGATGCAGGTCATCAACTTGCCCAGGCTGTTTTAGCAGAGCTAGCCAGTCTGGGAAGAATTCAAGCGAGTGCCCAACCCATTGTCTACGCGTTACCCAAAGGCGGCTTGCCGATCGCTGAACCACTAGCGCAATTGTTGCACTGCCCATTAGATGTCGTAGTGGCAAAGAAAGTAACCCGTCCCGAAAATCCTGAGCTAGCGATCGGGGCGGTTACGGCGGATGGGCATGTGATTCGATCGCGTCAGGAGTGCTTTATGCAGTTAGACAACGGCACCTGGCGATCTGCATTACAACAGGCGCAAACCAAAGCACAAGAGCAATTAACTCAGTTTGAAAGTGTCCGTCCTCAGGTCAAGCCACAGGGGGCGATCGCCATTTTGGTAGATGACGGTATTGCAACGGGGATGACGATGGCAGTCGCGGCTCGTGCGTTGCGGGCAAAACGTCCGGCTCGCATCTTGATTTGTGCGCCAGTTGCCCCTAAGCACATGGTGCAATCGTTGGAGCATTGGGGCGATCGCGTCATTATCTTAGCCAGCCCTGAGTCATTCTTTAGCGTTAGCCGCTTTTATGGCGAGTTTCATCAGGTTGAGATGGAGGAAGCCCTGGAATGCATGAAACGGGGCAATCAGGCTGATCCGACACTAAAGTCTTGA
- the hpsO gene encoding hormogonium polysaccharide biosynthesis glycosyltransferase HpsO, with product MKILVASHTYIVDLNCEKLRAMAALEPGIEVTVVVPRRWRPGGVQNKIIETQLKQEGAFQIVPVSNLSENNQGLLTFGLDLVSLLRQFRPDVIQVEQGSKALGYVEFITLNRLLGLNAKNVFFTWWNIPYQLKFPISWLEAYNLRHTDGLIAGNQDGVEILRQRGYHGPARVLPQLGVDESLFRPQPRPELAAQLGIQPGEFVVGFVGRFVEEKGLLTLSKALAGLKDQRWKWLLLGRGPLKETLMQQAIADGIHDRLIWVESVPHDTVPHYINLMNTLVLPSETTDKFRTFTSVGWKEQFGHVLIEAMACQVPVVGSDSGEIPFVIDQAGLTFPEGNAAELRDRLLQLMSQPDLSVELAKRGYDRAMSLYTNKAIAQQQLDFYKSLIEKR from the coding sequence ATGAAAATCCTGGTTGCAAGTCATACCTATATTGTTGATCTGAACTGTGAAAAGCTCAGAGCTATGGCAGCGTTGGAGCCGGGGATTGAAGTCACCGTTGTGGTTCCTCGACGCTGGAGACCGGGAGGAGTCCAAAACAAGATTATAGAAACGCAACTCAAACAAGAGGGTGCATTTCAAATTGTCCCGGTATCGAACTTGAGTGAAAACAATCAGGGGTTACTCACCTTTGGACTGGATTTAGTGTCATTGTTGCGGCAGTTTCGCCCTGACGTGATTCAAGTGGAGCAGGGGTCTAAGGCACTGGGCTATGTTGAATTTATTACCCTCAACCGCTTGTTGGGGCTAAATGCCAAGAACGTATTTTTCACCTGGTGGAATATTCCCTATCAGCTCAAGTTTCCAATCTCGTGGCTAGAAGCTTATAATCTCCGCCACACGGATGGTCTGATTGCCGGAAACCAGGATGGGGTCGAGATTTTACGCCAGCGGGGATATCACGGACCTGCACGAGTATTGCCCCAATTGGGAGTGGATGAGAGTCTGTTTCGTCCGCAACCTCGACCAGAATTAGCGGCTCAGTTGGGTATTCAACCGGGTGAGTTTGTGGTTGGTTTTGTGGGGCGATTTGTAGAAGAGAAGGGGTTGCTCACGCTCAGTAAAGCATTGGCGGGATTGAAGGATCAACGGTGGAAGTGGCTGTTATTAGGTCGTGGTCCCCTGAAAGAGACATTGATGCAACAGGCGATCGCCGATGGGATTCACGATCGCTTGATTTGGGTTGAGAGCGTGCCCCACGATACGGTGCCCCATTACATCAACCTGATGAACACACTAGTCCTGCCTTCGGAAACCACGGATAAGTTTCGGACATTCACCTCAGTGGGCTGGAAGGAGCAGTTTGGACATGTGCTGATCGAAGCGATGGCGTGCCAGGTTCCCGTTGTTGGCTCCGATTCGGGTGAAATTCCTTTTGTGATCGATCAGGCTGGCCTGACCTTCCCTGAAGGCAATGCGGCTGAGTTGCGCGATCGCCTCTTACAACTGATGAGCCAACCCGACCTCTCGGTTGAACTCGCCAAGCGAGGATACGATCGAGCGATGTCGCTATACACCAATAAAGCGATCGCTCAGCAACAGCTTGATTTCTACAAATCCCTCATTGAGAAACGTTAG
- a CDS encoding sugar phosphate nucleotidyltransferase, whose protein sequence is MTNNHLANPDIIGLLPAGGQATRISPLPVSKELYPIGFHAIGADGKLRPKVVCHYLLEKMRLAGIHKAFVVLRPGKWDIPSYLGDGKGLDMRLGYLTIHVPFGIPYTLDQAYPFIQTSFVALGFPDILFEPQDAFVHLVKHQAATQADVVLGLFPTEQYQKAGMVDVDATGRVHHIIEKPKFTELKYMWAIALWTPTFTHFMHNYLAAIPPEHWQQPGQRELPIGDVIQAGINAGLSVEAEIFEQGMYLDIGTPDDLIRAVHQFTPSLEA, encoded by the coding sequence ATGACAAACAATCATCTTGCAAATCCTGATATTATTGGGCTTCTTCCCGCTGGGGGACAGGCAACTCGGATTTCTCCACTGCCCGTTAGTAAGGAGCTATATCCTATCGGGTTTCATGCCATTGGAGCAGATGGTAAACTGCGTCCCAAGGTCGTCTGCCATTATCTCCTAGAAAAGATGCGCTTGGCGGGAATTCATAAAGCATTTGTGGTGCTGCGTCCCGGCAAGTGGGATATTCCAAGCTACTTGGGTGACGGGAAGGGCTTGGATATGCGCCTCGGTTATCTGACAATACATGTGCCATTTGGGATTCCTTACACACTAGATCAGGCTTATCCCTTCATTCAGACTTCGTTCGTCGCTCTGGGGTTTCCCGATATCCTGTTTGAGCCACAGGATGCCTTTGTCCATCTGGTAAAGCATCAAGCAGCAACTCAGGCAGATGTGGTTTTAGGGTTGTTTCCAACGGAACAATATCAAAAAGCAGGAATGGTAGATGTAGATGCAACAGGTCGCGTCCACCACATTATTGAGAAACCTAAGTTCACAGAGTTGAAATATATGTGGGCGATCGCCCTCTGGACACCCACTTTCACTCACTTTATGCACAACTACTTGGCAGCCATTCCCCCAGAACATTGGCAACAACCAGGTCAACGAGAGCTACCCATCGGCGACGTGATTCAAGCCGGAATTAACGCTGGGCTAAGCGTTGAGGCAGAAATTTTTGAACAGGGGATGTACTTAGACATCGGGACGCCAGACGATCTCATCCGAGCCGTCCACCAATTTACTCCATCCCTTGAAGCATAG
- a CDS encoding uracil-DNA glycosylase, whose protein sequence is MTSKDQIDLFNLAEVVTPAPSADFNPDLIPTSAKVPIPPGTYSSMDEMKVHCNQCQRCDLGATRTHAVVSRGSIDAPIMIVGEGPGQNEDETGIPFVGKAGQLLDKILDAVQLTEADVFICNIVKCRPPGNRTPTTDEMEACRPYLLEQIRMVDPKIILLTGASSVKGLTGDKRGITKIRGEWLEWDNRLCMPIFHPAYLLRNPSKEKGSPKWLMWQDIQKVRAKLDEIRAQG, encoded by the coding sequence ATGACTAGCAAAGACCAAATTGACCTATTCAATCTGGCGGAGGTTGTAACACCAGCTCCTTCAGCTGACTTCAATCCAGACCTGATTCCCACCAGTGCCAAAGTTCCCATCCCTCCGGGCACATACTCCTCAATGGATGAGATGAAGGTTCACTGCAATCAGTGTCAACGGTGTGACTTGGGAGCGACTCGCACCCATGCGGTTGTTAGCCGAGGCAGCATTGATGCCCCAATTATGATTGTGGGTGAGGGTCCTGGGCAAAACGAAGATGAGACTGGTATCCCTTTTGTGGGCAAGGCAGGGCAACTCCTCGACAAAATTCTAGATGCGGTGCAACTTACCGAAGCAGATGTGTTCATTTGCAACATTGTGAAATGCCGTCCGCCGGGGAACCGGACTCCCACAACGGATGAAATGGAGGCGTGTAGACCCTATCTGCTGGAGCAGATCCGCATGGTCGATCCCAAAATTATCTTGCTAACGGGAGCTTCCTCTGTCAAAGGTTTAACTGGAGACAAGCGGGGCATTACTAAAATTCGGGGGGAGTGGCTGGAGTGGGATAACCGTTTGTGTATGCCTATCTTTCACCCTGCCTACCTGTTACGCAATCCCTCCAAAGAGAAAGGCAGCCCTAAGTGGCTCATGTGGCAAGACATTCAGAAAGTGCGTGCCAAGTTAGACGAGATCCGAGCACAGGGTTAA
- the hpsL gene encoding hormogonium polysaccharide biosynthesis protein HpsL, with protein MVRTRRRRTQQSEPVITEKAELTLKERLAQKRKAERLRKELIVFTALALLFAAVIGFLVGLTSGVKPAIGVTVGLLCTTLSFKYPRQALWAFLIYLPFGGTVTYLIGNSPLLQLAKDGFYIPALFGVVQYCRREQLPLLIPKGLVPPLMILLTFCLLTLTFVNGAEQLNPAEFEVGNELVLENPLGMGILGLKVLIGYIPLIVCGYYLIRNRKDLMFLMRLTVVLVLVACGLAFVQYLFLKTGRCEGTQFATGEDLFKASLGARCFVGGALLYSPQHGQIRLPGTFVAPWQWGWFLISSGFLAFAPAFNDPKPLWRTLSLVSLGSVVVMSVLSGQRIALGIVPVALVLLLVLTGQIIYLKRFLPTAVVLGGLLSIIAVNNPAILQERIESFQGRWEASPPHAFIASQFGWAMASQNGFLGNGLGRATNSARSLGNTQLVETYYPKLIYEIGPFGALAFLVVVTTLVVIAFKAYRSVKDTSLRPYGAALWLFVLFISYNTYYYPLDVDPVAVYYWFFAGVVLRLPEIERDEKREALEQVQPVTRKKSRLRRRQGFS; from the coding sequence ATGGTGAGAACAAGACGCAGGCGAACTCAACAGAGTGAACCAGTCATTACTGAAAAGGCTGAGCTTACTCTTAAAGAACGTTTGGCACAAAAGCGTAAAGCCGAACGATTGCGTAAGGAGTTAATTGTCTTTACAGCCCTTGCGCTTCTATTTGCGGCTGTCATCGGTTTTCTGGTAGGTCTCACGAGTGGTGTTAAGCCTGCGATCGGTGTTACGGTCGGGTTACTTTGCACGACCCTCTCCTTTAAATATCCACGCCAAGCATTATGGGCTTTCCTGATCTACTTGCCCTTTGGCGGCACTGTGACTTACTTAATTGGTAATAGCCCATTGCTTCAGCTGGCTAAGGATGGTTTTTACATCCCAGCTTTGTTTGGTGTGGTGCAATATTGTCGTCGAGAGCAACTGCCCTTACTGATTCCCAAAGGGTTAGTGCCACCCCTCATGATTTTGTTAACTTTTTGCCTATTGACATTGACCTTCGTCAATGGGGCAGAGCAACTCAACCCAGCGGAATTTGAAGTGGGTAACGAGTTGGTTCTAGAGAATCCCCTAGGGATGGGCATTCTAGGTCTTAAAGTCTTGATAGGCTACATTCCACTGATCGTCTGTGGCTATTACTTAATTCGCAACCGAAAAGACTTGATGTTTTTGATGCGGTTGACGGTTGTTCTAGTTCTAGTTGCCTGTGGCCTCGCGTTTGTGCAATACCTTTTTCTCAAAACAGGGCGATGTGAAGGGACTCAATTTGCAACCGGGGAAGATTTGTTTAAAGCCAGCTTAGGTGCTCGATGTTTTGTGGGGGGTGCTTTACTATATAGCCCTCAACATGGTCAGATTCGCCTACCGGGAACGTTTGTAGCTCCCTGGCAATGGGGATGGTTTTTGATCTCTAGTGGTTTTTTAGCCTTTGCCCCTGCCTTTAATGACCCTAAACCTTTGTGGCGGACGCTGAGCCTGGTTTCCCTTGGCTCGGTTGTTGTCATGTCTGTTTTATCAGGTCAACGTATTGCTCTAGGAATTGTGCCTGTGGCTCTGGTGTTATTGTTAGTTCTCACAGGTCAGATTATTTACCTCAAGCGATTTTTGCCGACTGCGGTGGTTTTAGGAGGACTTTTAAGCATCATTGCCGTTAATAACCCCGCGATTTTGCAGGAACGGATTGAAAGTTTCCAGGGTCGTTGGGAAGCCTCACCGCCTCATGCTTTTATTGCAAGCCAATTTGGATGGGCGATGGCATCTCAGAATGGTTTTTTAGGCAATGGGTTAGGTAGAGCGACGAATTCAGCGCGATCGCTGGGTAACACTCAACTCGTCGAAACCTACTATCCCAAGTTAATTTACGAGATTGGTCCATTTGGGGCGTTGGCATTTTTAGTAGTCGTGACAACCCTTGTCGTTATTGCATTCAAGGCCTATCGCTCAGTGAAAGATACGAGTTTGCGCCCTTATGGGGCTGCACTGTGGCTGTTCGTCTTGTTCATTAGCTATAACACTTACTACTACCCGTTAGATGTAGACCCGGTAGCTGTGTACTACTGGTTCTTTGCAGGGGTTGTGTTGAGGCTGCCTGAAATCGAGCGAGATGAGAAACGGGAGGCACTAGAACAGGTTCAACCTGTGACCAGGAAAAAGAGCCGCCTCCGACGAAGGCAGGGATTTTCTTAG
- a CDS encoding gas vesicle protein GvpG: MFLDLLLTPVTAPISGMNWIAEKILERADAELDDKENLSKRLLALQLAFDMGDISEEDFEAQEEELLLAIQAAEDAARAAAEED; the protein is encoded by the coding sequence ATGTTTCTTGACCTACTCTTAACCCCAGTTACCGCTCCAATTTCAGGCATGAATTGGATCGCTGAAAAGATTTTAGAACGGGCAGATGCCGAACTGGATGATAAAGAAAACTTGAGTAAACGCCTCCTGGCACTGCAACTGGCGTTTGACATGGGAGACATTTCGGAAGAAGACTTTGAAGCGCAAGAAGAAGAGTTGCTCTTGGCGATTCAGGCAGCAGAGGATGCCGCCAGAGCAGCCGCAGAGGAAGATTGA
- the hpsP gene encoding hormogonium polysaccharide biosynthesis glycosyltransferase HpsP yields MPQPLRILQIVPSISLVYGGPSQMVLGFSGALARQGAEVTILTTDSNGDAGQAPLDVPLDRPVDQDGYQIRYFRCSPFRRYKFSLGLLKWLADHAHTFDLAHIHALFSPVSSCAATVARSQKLPYVLRPLGTLDPADLQKKRRLKQLYAAVLERPNLAGAAAIHFTSDQEAKVSERFGVTTRDLVLPLGVSLPPVEGSKASADVLADLGIPGDRPLVLFMSRIDPKKGLDLLIPALEKLLAEGLPFHLVVAGGNPQDPTYESQIHAQIKASPLGQHTTLTGFVTGATKSALLQTADLFVLPSYYENFGIAVAEAMTAGIPVVISDQVHIWEDVQTANAGWVSRCDVASLTTRLKTALQDAAERQHRGELAKAHALRHYSWDAIAQQAIQAYEGILEQQAAGKKHPG; encoded by the coding sequence ATGCCCCAACCTCTCCGCATTCTCCAAATTGTTCCTTCCATCTCACTGGTCTATGGTGGTCCCAGCCAGATGGTTTTGGGTTTCTCTGGTGCGCTGGCGCGGCAGGGGGCAGAGGTGACCATTCTCACGACGGACTCTAATGGTGATGCAGGTCAGGCTCCTCTAGATGTGCCCCTCGATCGCCCTGTTGATCAAGATGGCTACCAGATCCGCTATTTCCGGTGTTCTCCGTTTCGCCGTTACAAGTTTTCGCTGGGGTTACTTAAATGGTTAGCTGACCACGCTCACACCTTTGATCTGGCGCATATTCACGCCTTGTTCTCTCCCGTGAGTTCCTGCGCGGCTACAGTGGCGCGATCGCAAAAGCTGCCTTATGTGTTGCGTCCACTGGGCACGCTGGATCCGGCTGATTTGCAGAAAAAACGTCGGCTCAAGCAACTGTATGCAGCTGTTTTGGAACGTCCCAATCTAGCTGGAGCAGCAGCCATTCACTTCACGAGCGACCAAGAAGCCAAAGTATCAGAACGGTTTGGCGTGACAACCCGTGATCTCGTTTTACCGCTCGGTGTGAGCTTACCTCCGGTTGAAGGCTCTAAAGCGAGTGCTGATGTTTTGGCAGACCTGGGAATTCCAGGCGATCGCCCCCTCGTGTTGTTTATGTCTCGCATCGACCCCAAAAAGGGACTCGATCTGTTGATTCCGGCTTTAGAAAAGCTCCTAGCGGAGGGATTGCCCTTTCATCTTGTGGTAGCTGGAGGAAACCCCCAAGACCCAACCTATGAATCCCAGATTCATGCCCAAATCAAAGCTTCTCCTCTGGGGCAACATACTACCCTGACCGGATTTGTGACTGGAGCAACGAAAAGTGCTTTACTGCAAACCGCTGATCTGTTTGTCCTACCATCCTATTACGAGAATTTCGGGATTGCCGTCGCAGAAGCGATGACAGCAGGCATTCCTGTTGTCATCTCGGATCAAGTCCACATCTGGGAAGATGTACAAACAGCTAACGCAGGTTGGGTTAGTCGCTGTGATGTGGCATCATTGACCACTCGGCTGAAAACCGCTCTACAGGATGCAGCGGAACGTCAACACCGGGGAGAATTAGCTAAAGCTCATGCGCTGCGCCATTACAGTTGGGATGCGATCGCCCAACAAGCAATTCAAGCCTACGAGGGAATTTTAGAACAGCAGGCAGCAGGGAAGAAGCATCCGGGTTGA
- the hpsN gene encoding hormogonium polysaccharide biosynthesis glycosyltransferase HpsN — MASPPISVIIPTYRREQILRETLENVLQQDYPNYEVIVVDQTQTHEPETENYLNELAAAQKIRLFKVTWASLPGARNYAVRRSQGEILLFLDDDVLLPPRFLAAHAKNFVERPEVGAVAGRVFDRMKLADSGGDLTIDYLPPEAMDPGIAWYHIDLVHTVKPQQVLTARGCNMSYRRDIFEKHNVWFDERFRGSAVREESDFCLRIRKTGYQIWYDPDANLVHLGEETGGCHDITTRSLKYQITFYHNHFLMGLKNLTALQALRLFARLFDCHVLGRPPCHKSGSPIKIVTRFFFYLIGFGKALLTLVKSLWDDGQIYTRQDKETQQQASPRVSPQSVVSN, encoded by the coding sequence GTGGCTTCACCTCCAATTTCTGTCATCATCCCGACTTACCGCCGCGAACAGATCTTGCGGGAAACGTTGGAGAATGTGCTTCAGCAGGACTACCCCAATTATGAGGTGATCGTAGTTGACCAGACTCAAACCCACGAGCCTGAAACTGAGAACTACTTAAATGAGTTGGCTGCCGCCCAAAAAATTCGCCTTTTTAAGGTCACCTGGGCAAGCCTGCCGGGGGCGCGGAATTACGCCGTGCGGCGATCGCAAGGTGAGATTCTCCTCTTTTTAGATGACGACGTGCTGTTGCCCCCAAGGTTCTTAGCTGCCCATGCCAAGAACTTTGTGGAACGCCCAGAGGTAGGAGCAGTTGCTGGACGGGTCTTTGACCGGATGAAGTTGGCGGACTCTGGTGGTGATCTAACCATTGACTACCTGCCACCGGAAGCGATGGACCCAGGGATTGCCTGGTATCACATTGATTTAGTCCACACGGTCAAACCGCAACAAGTGTTGACGGCGCGGGGCTGTAATATGTCTTATCGACGCGACATTTTTGAGAAGCACAACGTCTGGTTTGATGAACGGTTCCGGGGCAGTGCGGTGCGGGAAGAGTCTGACTTTTGTCTGCGAATTCGCAAGACGGGCTATCAGATTTGGTACGATCCCGATGCTAATCTGGTGCATTTGGGCGAAGAGACAGGGGGGTGCCATGACATCACGACGCGATCGCTCAAATACCAGATCACTTTCTATCACAACCATTTCTTGATGGGCTTAAAGAACCTGACAGCTCTGCAAGCTCTGCGGTTGTTTGCCCGCTTGTTTGATTGTCACGTTTTGGGACGACCCCCCTGTCACAAAAGTGGCTCCCCCATCAAGATTGTCACCCGCTTTTTCTTTTACCTGATTGGCTTTGGCAAAGCCTTGCTAACCCTGGTCAAGTCACTGTGGGATGACGGACAAATCTACACGCGACAAGATAAGGAGACGCAGCAACAAGCCTCACCTCGTGTCAGCCCACAATCGGTTGTCAGTAACTAA